One segment of uncultured Propionivibrio sp. DNA contains the following:
- a CDS encoding aldo/keto reductase, whose translation MKHVSLPAGESVPALGMGTWMIGESRARRAEEIATLQHGIDLGMTLIDTAEMYGEGASEKLVGEAIRGRRERVFLVSKVYPHNAGVKAAQAACERSLRRLGVDCLDLYLLHWRGSVPFEETIEAFEALKAAGKIRHFGVSNLDADDLNEWCDVTGGEALAVDQVLYNLTRRGIEWDLLPWCQERRIPVMAYSPIEQARLLRHRGYCELAQAAGWQPAQLALAWLLQRDGVIAIPKASTRAHLEENFSALQCQLDAPVLAALDRLFPPPKRATPLEML comes from the coding sequence ATGAAACACGTCAGTCTGCCGGCGGGCGAGTCCGTGCCCGCGCTGGGCATGGGCACCTGGATGATCGGCGAAAGCCGGGCGCGGCGTGCCGAGGAAATTGCGACCTTGCAGCACGGCATCGACCTCGGCATGACGCTGATCGATACCGCCGAGATGTACGGCGAAGGGGCGTCGGAAAAGCTTGTCGGCGAAGCGATCCGTGGTCGCCGCGAGCGCGTCTTCCTGGTCAGCAAGGTCTATCCGCACAATGCCGGCGTCAAGGCGGCGCAGGCCGCCTGCGAACGCAGCCTGCGCCGGCTCGGCGTCGACTGCCTCGATCTCTATCTGTTGCACTGGCGCGGCAGCGTACCCTTCGAGGAAACGATCGAAGCCTTCGAGGCGCTGAAAGCGGCCGGCAAGATCCGTCATTTTGGCGTCAGCAATCTTGATGCCGATGACCTGAATGAATGGTGCGATGTCACCGGCGGCGAGGCGCTGGCGGTCGATCAGGTGCTTTACAACCTGACGCGGCGCGGCATCGAATGGGATCTGCTGCCCTGGTGTCAGGAAAGGCGGATTCCGGTCATGGCCTATTCGCCGATCGAGCAGGCGCGCCTGTTGCGGCATCGCGGCTATTGCGAACTGGCGCAGGCCGCCGGCTGGCAACCGGCGCAGCTGGCGCTCGCCTGGCTGCTGCAGCGCGATGGCGTGATCGCTATCCCGAAAGCATCGACGCGCGCGCACCTCGAAGAGAATTTTTCGGCGCTGCAGTGTCAGCTTGACGCGCCGGTGCTGGCCGCGCTCGACCGCCTCTTCCCGCCGCCGAAGCGCGCCACCCCGCTGGAAATGCTGTGA
- the rsmG gene encoding 16S rRNA (guanine(527)-N(7))-methyltransferase RsmG: MSQAAQLSAGLVAMGVDLGAVAQERLLAYLALLYKWNRTYSLTALREQERAVSHHLLDSLAILPFVPAGRLLDVGSGGGTPGIPLAIARPDLSVTLLDSNTKKAAFLQQAAIELGLRNISVHAGRVEQYHPESGFTAITSRAFAELADFVTLSAHLLAEGGVWLAMKGVHPQGELDRLPATVELGAIHRLDVPGVDGDRHLVVLNKAAH, from the coding sequence ATGAGCCAGGCGGCACAACTGTCGGCGGGGCTGGTGGCGATGGGCGTCGATCTTGGCGCCGTCGCGCAGGAGCGTCTCCTTGCCTATCTGGCGCTGCTCTACAAATGGAATCGCACCTACAGCCTGACCGCCCTGCGCGAGCAGGAGCGGGCGGTGAGTCATCATCTGCTCGATTCGCTGGCCATCCTGCCCTTCGTGCCGGCCGGTCGTCTGCTCGATGTCGGTAGCGGCGGCGGCACGCCAGGCATTCCGCTGGCCATTGCCCGTCCCGATCTGTCGGTCACCTTGCTCGACAGCAACACGAAAAAGGCGGCTTTCCTGCAACAGGCGGCGATTGAACTGGGTTTGCGGAATATTTCCGTTCACGCCGGCCGGGTCGAACAGTATCATCCGGAGAGCGGCTTTACTGCGATCACATCGCGCGCCTTTGCCGAACTCGCCGATTTCGTGACCTTGTCTGCGCACCTCCTGGCGGAGGGTGGCGTCTGGCTGGCCATGAAGGGCGTCCATCCGCAGGGCGAACTCGATCGGCTGCCGGCGACGGTGGAGCTTGGCGCCATCCATCGGCTCGACGTGCCCGGTGTTGATGGCGATCGGCATCTGGTCGTTCTGAACAAGGCAGCGCATTAG
- a CDS encoding tripartite tricarboxylate transporter permease: MEILANLSLGFSTAFSLANLFYCFVGVVLGTLIGVLPGLGPVATIAMLLPVTFSFQPVTALIMLAGIFYGAQYGGSTTAILVNLPGEASSVITALDGHAMAKRGDAGKALATAAIGSFIAGTIATFLIALFAPPLADMALKFGPAEYFSLLVLGLVVSIVLAHGSLLHALGMIFLGLLLGIIGTDVNSGAERFTFGQPWLADGVNFVVLAMGMYGLGEIINNLEKKETRDVMARKVSGLRLSWADFKQILAPIMRGTVVGSFLGILPGGGAVLSSFASYAVEKKLSKNPIPFGEGAIEGVAGPESANNAGSQTSFIPMLTLGIPSNPTMAIMIGAMMIHSIQPGPAVLTEQPALFWGLIASMWIGNFFLIVLNLPMIGLWVRLITAPYHLMFPVIIVFCAIGVISINNTEWDVFMMAFFGFAGYLFSKLECEPAPMLLGFILGPMMEEHLRRALLMSSGDFSVFVTRPLSATLLAVSLVAMVVVLLPAISKKREETFKE, encoded by the coding sequence GTGGAAATTCTGGCTAATCTCTCACTCGGTTTCAGCACGGCGTTCTCGCTGGCCAACCTGTTCTACTGTTTCGTCGGTGTTGTCCTCGGCACCCTGATCGGCGTCCTGCCCGGCCTTGGCCCGGTAGCAACGATCGCCATGCTGCTGCCGGTAACCTTCAGCTTCCAGCCGGTCACCGCGCTGATCATGCTGGCCGGGATCTTCTACGGTGCCCAATACGGCGGATCGACGACGGCGATTCTCGTCAATCTGCCGGGCGAGGCCTCCTCGGTGATTACCGCGCTCGACGGCCATGCCATGGCCAAGCGCGGTGACGCCGGCAAGGCGCTGGCGACGGCGGCGATCGGTTCCTTCATCGCCGGCACCATCGCCACTTTCCTCATCGCCCTGTTTGCGCCGCCGCTCGCCGACATGGCCTTGAAGTTCGGTCCGGCCGAATATTTCTCGTTGCTGGTTCTCGGCCTCGTCGTTTCGATCGTCCTTGCGCATGGGTCGCTGCTTCATGCGCTTGGCATGATATTCCTCGGCTTGCTGCTCGGCATCATTGGTACAGACGTCAATTCTGGCGCCGAGCGCTTCACCTTCGGTCAGCCGTGGCTCGCCGACGGTGTCAATTTCGTCGTGCTGGCGATGGGCATGTACGGCCTTGGCGAGATCATCAACAACCTCGAAAAAAAGGAAACCCGCGACGTCATGGCCAGGAAAGTATCGGGCTTGCGTCTGTCATGGGCAGACTTCAAGCAGATCCTGGCGCCGATCATGCGCGGCACGGTCGTCGGTTCCTTCCTCGGCATCCTGCCGGGCGGGGGCGCGGTGCTGTCGTCCTTCGCGTCCTACGCCGTCGAGAAAAAGCTGTCGAAGAATCCGATCCCGTTCGGTGAAGGGGCGATCGAGGGTGTCGCTGGGCCGGAGTCGGCCAATAACGCCGGTTCGCAGACCTCGTTCATCCCGATGCTGACGCTTGGCATCCCGTCCAACCCGACGATGGCGATCATGATCGGCGCGATGATGATCCACAGCATCCAGCCGGGACCGGCGGTGCTGACCGAGCAGCCGGCGCTGTTCTGGGGCCTGATCGCGTCGATGTGGATCGGCAACTTCTTCCTGATCGTGCTCAACCTGCCGATGATCGGTCTCTGGGTGCGCCTCATCACGGCGCCGTATCACCTGATGTTCCCGGTCATCATCGTTTTCTGCGCGATCGGTGTCATCAGCATCAACAACACCGAGTGGGATGTCTTCATGATGGCCTTCTTCGGCTTCGCCGGCTATCTCTTCAGCAAGCTCGAATGCGAGCCGGCGCCGATGCTGCTTGGCTTCATCCTCGGTCCGATGATGGAAGAGCACCTGCGCCGCGCGCTGCTGATGTCCTCAGGCGACTTCTCGGTGTTCGTGACGCGTCCGCTGTCGGCGACGCTGCTCGCCGTCTCGCTGGTGGCGATGGTTGTGGTGCTGCTGCCGGCGATCAGCAAGAAGCGCGAGGAAACCTTCAAGGAGTGA
- a CDS encoding tripartite tricarboxylate transporter TctB family protein, which yields MGSFIKHPKDFYAGLMYALIGAGAIAVASGYNMGSSVRMGPGYFPTVLGGLLVLVGTISIFRSFTHSGEAIRRFYWKEIFLVLGSVVLFGLLVRGVGLALSLILLVVASAWASDKFRLRTALILAVITSAFSVLVFVKGLGLPFQIFGPWLGL from the coding sequence ATGGGATCATTCATCAAGCATCCAAAGGATTTTTATGCAGGGCTGATGTACGCCCTGATCGGCGCCGGGGCGATTGCCGTCGCCAGCGGTTACAACATGGGGTCCAGCGTCCGCATGGGGCCCGGATACTTTCCGACGGTACTGGGCGGGCTGCTCGTACTGGTCGGCACCATTTCGATCTTTCGCTCGTTCACGCATTCGGGCGAGGCGATACGGCGCTTCTACTGGAAGGAAATTTTTCTCGTCCTCGGCAGCGTCGTGCTTTTCGGGTTGCTCGTACGCGGTGTCGGGCTCGCGCTGTCGCTGATCTTGCTGGTGGTCGCGAGCGCCTGGGCGAGCGACAAATTCCGCCTGCGGACGGCCTTGATCCTGGCCGTCATCACCAGTGCGTTCAGCGTGCTCGTCTTCGTCAAGGGACTCGGGCTGCCATTTCAAATCTTCGGCCCGTGGCTCGGTCTGTGA
- the garD gene encoding galactarate dehydratase, translated as MNAKKPAKPLYIKVHDTDNVAIVVNSGGLPAGTVFDDGLTLREHVPQGHKVALVDLAQDAPILRYGEVIGYAEKPIARGAWIEESLVRLPVAPPLETLPLATKVPAPLPPLDGYTFEGYRNADGTVGTKNMLAITTTVQCVAGVVDYVVKRIKAELLPKYPNVDGIVGLNHIYGCGVAINAPAAVVPIRTIHNLTLNPNFGNEVFVVSLGCEKLPPDRLLNQGGEGTIPIKVVSDDIVCLQDEKFTGFQSMVDNIMKQAEVHLVRLNARRRETCPAADLIVGLQCGGSDAFSGVTANPAVGYAADLLVRAGATVMFSEVTEVRDAIHLLTPRCANEEVGKALLREMAWYDDYLALGQTDRAANTTPGNKKGGLANIVEKAMGSIAKSGKSAISGVLAPGEKVKQKGLIYAATPASDFVCGTQQLASGMTLQVFTTGRGTPYGLEAAPVIKVATRRDLAARWHDLMEIDAGTIATGEATIEDVGWEIFRLILDVASGRKKTWADQWGLFNSLAVFNPAPIT; from the coding sequence ATGAACGCAAAGAAGCCTGCCAAACCGCTCTACATCAAGGTGCATGACACCGACAACGTCGCGATCGTCGTCAACTCTGGCGGCCTGCCTGCCGGCACCGTCTTCGATGACGGTCTGACGCTGCGCGAGCATGTACCGCAAGGCCACAAGGTGGCGCTCGTCGACCTGGCGCAGGACGCGCCAATCCTGCGTTATGGCGAAGTCATCGGCTATGCCGAGAAGCCGATTGCGCGCGGGGCATGGATCGAGGAGTCGCTGGTGCGCCTGCCGGTCGCGCCGCCGCTCGAAACCCTGCCGCTGGCAACCAAGGTGCCGGCACCGCTGCCGCCGCTCGATGGCTATACCTTCGAGGGTTACCGCAATGCCGATGGCACCGTCGGTACCAAGAACATGCTGGCGATCACGACGACCGTGCAGTGTGTCGCCGGTGTCGTCGATTACGTCGTCAAGCGCATCAAGGCCGAGTTGCTGCCGAAATATCCCAATGTCGATGGCATTGTCGGACTCAACCACATCTACGGCTGCGGCGTCGCGATCAACGCGCCGGCGGCGGTGGTGCCGATCCGGACGATCCATAATCTGACGCTGAACCCGAATTTCGGCAACGAGGTGTTTGTCGTCAGCCTGGGCTGCGAGAAGCTGCCGCCGGACCGCCTGCTCAATCAGGGCGGCGAAGGGACGATACCGATCAAGGTCGTCAGCGACGACATTGTCTGCCTGCAGGACGAGAAATTCACCGGTTTTCAGTCGATGGTCGACAACATCATGAAGCAGGCGGAAGTGCATCTGGTGCGCCTCAACGCGCGCCGGCGCGAAACCTGCCCGGCCGCCGACCTGATCGTCGGCTTGCAATGCGGCGGCAGCGATGCCTTCTCCGGCGTCACCGCCAATCCGGCGGTCGGCTATGCCGCCGACCTGCTGGTGCGCGCCGGCGCGACGGTGATGTTCTCGGAAGTGACCGAAGTGCGAGATGCTATCCACCTCCTGACGCCGCGTTGCGCCAACGAGGAAGTCGGCAAGGCGCTGCTGCGCGAGATGGCCTGGTATGACGATTACCTGGCGCTCGGACAGACCGACCGGGCGGCCAACACGACGCCGGGCAACAAGAAGGGCGGTCTTGCGAACATTGTCGAGAAGGCCATGGGCTCGATCGCCAAGTCGGGCAAGAGCGCCATTTCGGGTGTCCTCGCGCCGGGCGAGAAGGTGAAGCAGAAAGGCCTGATCTATGCGGCAACGCCGGCCAGCGATTTCGTCTGCGGCACGCAGCAGCTTGCTTCCGGCATGACGCTGCAGGTGTTCACGACCGGGCGCGGCACGCCCTACGGACTTGAGGCGGCGCCGGTGATCAAGGTGGCGACGCGCCGCGACCTGGCGGCCCGCTGGCACGATCTGATGGAGATCGACGCCGGCACGATCGCTACCGGTGAAGCGACGATCGAGGATGTCGGCTGGGAGATCTTCCGCCTGATTCTCGATGTGGCGAGCGGGCGTAAGAAGACCTGGGCCGACCAGTGGGGGCTGTTCAATTCGCTTGCGGTGTTCAATCCGGCGCCGATTACCTGA
- the mnmG gene encoding tRNA uridine-5-carboxymethylaminomethyl(34) synthesis enzyme MnmG, with protein sequence MQFPERFDVIVVGGGHAGTEAALASARIGVKTLLLTHNLDTLGAMSCNPSIGGIGKGHLVKEVDALDGAMAAATDEGGIQFRILNSSKGPAVRATRAQADRVLYRQAIRTRLENQPNLTLFALSCEDLIVEGDRVVGAVAQHGIRFSASAVVLTAGTFLNGKIHVGLSQSTGGRMGDMPSISLAARLRELQLPAGRLKTGTPPRLDGKTIDFSVMTEQHSDDPLPVFSFLGEARQHPRQLPCWVTSTNERTHEIIRGGLDRSPMYTGVIEGVGPRYCPSIEDKIHRFATKNSHNIFLEPEGLTTHEIYPNGISTSLPFDVQLALVRSMKGLENCHILRPGYAIEYDYFDPTGLTSTLETKAIRGLFFAGQINGTTGYEEAAAQGLLAGANAALFAQEKEGWSPRRDEAYLGVLVDDLITRGVAEPYRMFTSRAEYRLSLREDNADMRLTEQGRALGLVGDARWAAFCAKREAIAREQERLRSTWVHPDKIDMATVTQVLGKPIEHEYTLHELLRRPDVTYADLMTLGVGEAPGSVGVSDPLVVEQIEIQAKYQGYIDRQAEEVERNQANEETRLPAAIDYNSIGGLSAEIRQKLLRHRPETIGQASRIQGMTPAAISILLVYLKRQALDVGREKA encoded by the coding sequence ATGCAGTTTCCTGAACGTTTCGATGTGATCGTGGTCGGTGGCGGCCATGCCGGCACCGAGGCGGCGCTCGCCAGCGCCCGCATCGGCGTGAAGACGCTATTGCTTACGCATAATCTCGACACCCTTGGTGCCATGAGTTGCAACCCGTCGATCGGCGGCATCGGCAAGGGCCACCTCGTCAAGGAAGTCGACGCACTCGACGGCGCCATGGCCGCGGCAACCGACGAGGGGGGCATCCAGTTCCGCATTCTCAATTCGTCCAAGGGGCCAGCGGTGCGGGCGACGCGCGCGCAGGCCGACCGCGTGCTTTATCGGCAGGCGATCCGGACGCGTCTCGAGAACCAGCCGAATCTGACGCTCTTCGCGCTCTCGTGCGAAGACTTGATCGTCGAAGGCGACCGGGTTGTCGGCGCAGTGGCCCAGCACGGCATCCGCTTTTCGGCGAGTGCCGTGGTGCTGACGGCCGGAACCTTCCTCAACGGCAAGATCCACGTCGGCCTGTCGCAATCGACCGGCGGGCGCATGGGCGACATGCCCTCGATTTCCTTGGCCGCGCGTCTGCGCGAACTGCAGTTGCCGGCCGGCCGCCTGAAGACCGGTACGCCGCCGCGTCTCGACGGCAAGACCATCGACTTCTCGGTCATGACCGAGCAGCATTCCGACGATCCCTTGCCGGTGTTCTCCTTCCTCGGCGAAGCACGCCAGCATCCGCGTCAACTGCCGTGCTGGGTGACGAGCACCAACGAGCGGACGCACGAAATCATCCGCGGCGGCCTCGACCGTTCGCCGATGTATACCGGCGTCATCGAAGGGGTCGGGCCGCGCTACTGCCCGTCGATCGAAGACAAGATCCATCGTTTCGCGACCAAGAACAGCCACAACATCTTTCTCGAACCCGAAGGTCTGACGACGCACGAGATTTATCCGAACGGCATCTCGACGAGCTTGCCGTTCGATGTTCAGCTGGCGCTGGTGCGTTCGATGAAGGGGCTCGAGAATTGTCATATCCTGCGTCCCGGTTACGCCATCGAATATGATTATTTCGATCCGACCGGCTTGACCTCGACGCTCGAAACCAAGGCGATCCGCGGCCTCTTCTTCGCCGGTCAGATCAACGGCACGACCGGTTATGAGGAGGCAGCGGCGCAAGGACTGCTGGCCGGTGCCAACGCGGCGCTGTTCGCCCAGGAAAAGGAAGGCTGGTCGCCGCGACGCGACGAAGCCTATCTCGGCGTCCTCGTCGACGACCTGATCACGCGCGGCGTTGCCGAGCCGTATCGCATGTTCACGAGTCGTGCCGAATATCGCCTGAGCCTGCGCGAGGACAACGCCGACATGCGCCTGACAGAACAGGGGCGGGCGCTCGGGCTGGTTGGCGATGCCCGCTGGGCCGCCTTCTGTGCCAAGCGCGAGGCGATTGCGCGTGAGCAGGAGCGGCTGCGCTCGACCTGGGTGCATCCGGACAAGATTGATATGGCCACGGTGACGCAGGTGCTCGGCAAGCCGATCGAACATGAATACACGCTGCACGAACTCCTGCGCCGCCCCGACGTCACCTATGCCGACCTGATGACGCTTGGCGTCGGTGAGGCGCCGGGCAGCGTCGGCGTCAGCGATCCGCTGGTCGTTGAGCAGATCGAGATCCAGGCCAAGTATCAGGGTTACATCGATCGCCAGGCCGAGGAAGTCGAGCGCAACCAGGCCAACGAGGAAACGCGGCTGCCGGCCGCCATCGATTACAACAGCATCGGCGGGCTGTCGGCCGAAATTCGTCAGAAGCTGTTGCGGCACCGGCCCGAAACGATCGGCCAGGCCTCGCGCATCCAGGGCATGACGCCGGCGGCGATCTCGATCCTGCTGGTCTATCTCAAGCGCCAGGCGCTCGACGTCGGCCGGGAGAAGGCATGA
- a CDS encoding response regulator encodes MAQPDSALTADLLFSLSKDLARMRVLLVDGQIAARNSLRILLSTLGVKSIHGAGTAAEVVRQVKANNFDIILSDYHLDDGRDGQQLLEELRQQHLISSSTVFIVITAERGYHNVVSLAELSPDDYLIKPFTADQLQGRLARAIQKKRHFARLLEALDRGAYASALDHCDALLAQNTPFVFDCLRFKGETLNTLERYDDARLIYQRVLDTPTPPAWARMGMAVALRGKEQLEQAELLAADLIDDFPEFLAAYDFVASVREEMGRLPEAQDILQQAAGISPNNTIRQRLVGDIAILNQDLDTAQDAYGRVLDRRQGSSLRSIDDYTNLSRVMIDNEHVDEARKVVDDLRRDWRGSKHGEMAALVMDSLCAHSEGAADRAKEALDKALTLHEELQGDDTAAQLSQKILVDLAHACLTNNATDKAQEIFSKVATENYEDRHLIARIGDVFTKAGMAEAGQTLLDKISREIVDLNNRGVLAARSGDLDASVRMLIETAQRVPNLQFLVNASKAIFTLIEQRGWVNDYADLGLRFIEQAQAKEPRHPKVISARELYQRVARKYGIATAPIGTRSGGEKSEA; translated from the coding sequence ATGGCCCAACCCGATTCCGCCCTCACCGCCGACTTGCTGTTTTCGCTCAGCAAGGATCTCGCGCGCATGCGCGTCCTGCTTGTCGACGGCCAGATCGCCGCACGTAACTCGTTGCGCATCCTCCTGTCGACGCTCGGCGTCAAATCGATCCACGGCGCCGGAACGGCGGCGGAGGTCGTCCGCCAGGTCAAGGCCAATAATTTCGACATCATCCTCTCCGATTATCACCTCGATGACGGCCGGGATGGGCAGCAACTGCTCGAGGAGTTGCGGCAGCAGCACCTGATTTCGTCATCGACGGTATTCATCGTCATCACCGCCGAACGCGGCTATCACAATGTCGTTTCTCTCGCCGAACTGTCCCCCGACGATTACCTGATCAAGCCATTCACCGCTGACCAACTGCAGGGCCGGCTCGCCCGCGCCATTCAGAAGAAGCGGCACTTCGCGCGCCTCCTCGAGGCACTCGACCGCGGCGCCTATGCCAGCGCCCTGGATCACTGCGACGCGCTGCTGGCGCAAAACACGCCTTTCGTTTTCGACTGCCTGCGCTTCAAGGGCGAGACGCTCAACACGCTGGAGCGCTACGACGACGCCAGACTGATCTATCAGCGCGTTCTCGACACGCCGACACCGCCGGCCTGGGCCCGCATGGGCATGGCAGTTGCGCTGCGCGGCAAAGAGCAACTCGAACAGGCCGAGTTGCTCGCCGCCGATCTGATCGACGATTTTCCCGAGTTTCTCGCCGCCTACGATTTCGTCGCCAGCGTGCGCGAGGAAATGGGACGGCTACCCGAAGCGCAGGACATTCTGCAGCAAGCCGCTGGCATTTCACCCAACAACACGATCCGCCAACGCCTGGTCGGTGACATCGCCATACTCAATCAGGATCTCGATACGGCCCAAGACGCCTACGGCCGCGTGCTTGATCGTCGCCAGGGATCATCGCTGCGCAGTATCGACGACTACACCAATCTCTCGCGCGTGATGATCGACAACGAGCATGTCGACGAGGCCAGGAAAGTGGTCGACGACCTGCGGCGCGATTGGCGCGGCAGCAAGCACGGCGAAATGGCCGCGCTGGTGATGGACAGCCTCTGCGCCCACAGCGAAGGTGCCGCCGACCGCGCCAAGGAGGCGCTCGACAAGGCTCTGACGCTGCACGAGGAACTTCAGGGCGACGACACCGCGGCACAACTGTCGCAGAAGATCCTCGTCGATCTCGCCCATGCCTGCCTGACAAATAACGCAACCGACAAGGCGCAGGAGATTTTTTCCAAGGTCGCGACGGAAAACTACGAAGACCGTCACCTGATCGCCCGCATCGGGGATGTGTTCACCAAGGCCGGGATGGCCGAGGCCGGCCAGACCCTGCTCGACAAGATCAGCCGGGAAATCGTCGACCTCAACAACCGCGGCGTACTGGCGGCACGCAGCGGCGACCTCGACGCCTCGGTCAGGATGCTCATCGAAACGGCACAACGTGTGCCGAACCTGCAGTTCCTCGTCAATGCCAGCAAGGCCATCTTCACGCTGATCGAACAACGCGGCTGGGTCAACGATTATGCCGATCTCGGCCTGCGCTTCATCGAGCAGGCCCAGGCGAAGGAGCCTCGCCATCCCAAGGTCATTTCGGCGCGCGAACTTTACCAGCGCGTCGCGCGCAAGTACGGGATCGCCACCGCGCCCATCGGCACCCGCAGCGGCGGCGAAAAATCGGAAGCTTAA
- a CDS encoding tripartite tricarboxylate transporter substrate binding protein, producing MKKTILALLATAFVATAAHAAFPDKPVTITVPFPPGGSTDMLARIMTPKMSEKLGQPVIVENKPGATGAIGAAQIKRAAPDGYNVLCASIGVWAANPFLQKNLAYDPAKDFDLLMVAVKSPNILVVNPNVPAKDVKELIAYLKQKNGKVTFPSSGAGSSDHLSIALFWMITNTTGIHVPYKGGGPAIADLVAGHAEVSFQNLNNVIQHIKAGKLRALATTSEKRSALLPDVPTMVELGYRDMVVTSWQALGAPKGLPADVKAKLHESMVAALKDPETAKKLTDPGFEIVASTPDEFTRFLNAELAKWKTVIEVGKITLD from the coding sequence ATGAAAAAAACGATCCTGGCACTGCTCGCCACTGCGTTCGTCGCGACGGCAGCGCATGCCGCGTTTCCCGACAAGCCGGTGACGATCACCGTGCCGTTCCCGCCGGGCGGCTCGACTGACATGCTGGCGCGCATCATGACGCCGAAGATGAGCGAAAAGCTCGGCCAGCCAGTCATCGTCGAAAACAAGCCGGGTGCGACCGGTGCCATCGGCGCCGCGCAGATCAAGCGCGCTGCGCCGGACGGCTATAACGTGCTCTGCGCCTCGATTGGCGTCTGGGCGGCGAATCCCTTCCTGCAGAAGAACCTGGCCTACGATCCGGCCAAGGATTTCGATCTCCTGATGGTCGCCGTCAAGTCGCCCAACATCCTCGTCGTCAATCCGAACGTGCCAGCCAAGGACGTCAAGGAACTGATCGCCTATCTCAAGCAGAAGAACGGCAAGGTCACCTTCCCGTCGTCGGGTGCCGGTTCGTCGGACCACCTGTCGATCGCGCTGTTCTGGATGATCACCAATACCACCGGCATCCACGTGCCCTACAAGGGCGGTGGCCCGGCGATCGCCGATCTGGTGGCGGGTCACGCCGAAGTGTCCTTCCAGAACCTCAACAACGTGATCCAGCATATCAAGGCTGGCAAGCTGCGTGCGCTGGCGACGACGAGCGAGAAGCGCTCCGCCTTGCTGCCTGACGTGCCGACGATGGTCGAACTTGGTTATCGCGATATGGTGGTGACTTCCTGGCAGGCGCTGGGCGCGCCGAAGGGGCTGCCGGCCGACGTCAAGGCCAAGCTGCACGAATCGATGGTTGCCGCACTCAAGGATCCCGAAACGGCCAAGAAGCTGACCGATCCGGGCTTTGAAATTGTCGCCTCGACGCCCGACGAGTTTACGCGTTTCCTGAATGCCGAACTCGCCAAGTGGAAGACCGTCATCGAGGTCGGCAAGATCACGCTCGACTGA
- a CDS encoding SMP-30/gluconolactonase/LRE family protein — MTMPNECCGGAGDFRPSLRYPDPAVEILDPSFLRYRIYSSSLERLATGMRWAEGPVYLPDEACLLVSDIPNNRIMKYSERDDSFTVFREPANFANGNTRDRQGRLITCEHSLTRRVVRTERDGRITVLADSYAGKRLNAPNDVIVKSDGSVWFSDPLFGINGEWEGFKATPEQAASHVFRIAPDGTLSAVISDLVNPNGLAFSPDETKLYVVEWKGTPNRSIWSYDVRPDGTLANKTKLIDASDHGAPDGFRVDRDGNLWCGWGSDGTLEAAPGEGAGGRRVYALRGKPEELDGVKVFNAEGMPIGFIRLPERCANLCFGGPKNNRLYMAGSHSLYALYVEAQGAV; from the coding sequence ATGACCATGCCAAACGAATGTTGCGGTGGCGCCGGCGACTTTCGGCCGAGTCTGCGCTATCCCGATCCGGCTGTCGAGATCCTCGATCCGTCCTTTCTCAGATACCGGATCTACAGCAGCTCGCTGGAGCGGCTGGCGACCGGCATGCGCTGGGCCGAGGGCCCGGTGTACCTGCCCGACGAGGCCTGCCTGCTGGTCAGCGACATTCCGAACAACCGCATCATGAAATACAGCGAACGGGACGACAGCTTCACCGTCTTTCGCGAACCGGCGAACTTCGCCAACGGCAATACGCGCGACCGGCAGGGGCGGCTGATCACCTGCGAGCATTCGCTGACGCGGCGCGTGGTGCGGACCGAGCGCGACGGCCGCATCACGGTGCTGGCCGACAGCTACGCAGGGAAGCGGCTCAACGCGCCCAATGACGTCATCGTCAAGTCGGACGGTTCGGTCTGGTTTTCCGACCCGCTGTTCGGTATCAACGGCGAATGGGAAGGCTTCAAGGCGACGCCCGAGCAGGCTGCCTCCCATGTTTTTCGCATTGCGCCCGACGGCACGCTCAGCGCGGTGATTTCCGACCTCGTCAATCCGAACGGGCTGGCGTTCTCGCCGGACGAGACGAAGCTCTATGTCGTCGAGTGGAAAGGCACGCCAAACCGCAGCATCTGGTCCTATGACGTTCGTCCGGACGGCACGCTGGCCAACAAGACGAAGCTGATCGACGCCAGTGACCACGGCGCGCCGGATGGCTTCCGGGTCGATCGCGACGGCAATCTCTGGTGCGGTTGGGGCAGCGACGGCACGCTCGAAGCGGCGCCGGGCGAGGGCGCCGGCGGTCGTCGTGTTTATGCCCTTCGCGGCAAACCCGAGGAATTGGACGGCGTCAAGGTGTTCAATGCCGAGGGCATGCCGATCGGCTTCATCCGCTTGCCGGAGCGCTGCGCCAACCTGTGCTTCGGCGGGCCGAAAAACAACCGGCTCTACATGGCCGGCTCGCATTCCCTGTACGCCTTGTACGTCGAGGCTCAGGGCGCCGTCTGA